In Plasmodium gaboni strain SY75 chromosome Unknown, whole genome shotgun sequence, the genomic stretch GTTGTTGATTATATTCCTCAGAGATTTCGTTGGATGCAAGAATGGAGTGAACATTTTTGCGAAGcaataaatgaaaaatatatggaaTTGAAAAATATGTGTGAAGgatgtaataaaaattatagaaAATGTATTGATGATTCGGACGGAACAAAATGTAATAAGTGCAAAAACCAATGTAaaacatttaaaatatttattgaACATTGGAAAAAACAATTTGAAATtcaaaatgataaatacacagaattatataaaaatatcaatTCATCTACTACTACTCAAAcgaaaaatatgaatactgataaagatatacaggattatttacataaaataaaaattacatGTAAAGACCCTAATTCTGCTGCACCTTATCTTGATAAAACTACGTATTGCAaatcatttaaatttattgAAGACTCTAATTCAGGAACTAATTCGTCATACGCATTCACAACAGTTCCACCTGATTACAAAGAAGCATGTAAATGTAAAGTTCCTCATCCATTAGACAATTGTCCTAAGGATGATAAATCAAAAGATGTAATCAAACAGTTTGAAAATAGTACAGAATGTACATTAAatctttttaaaaatgatttGAATGAATGGAATAATTATGATGTGATAAGTAAAACTACGGAAAATGATGGTGT encodes the following:
- a CDS encoding putative EMP1-like protein — translated: VVDYIPQRFRWMQEWSEHFCEAINEKYMELKNMCEGCNKNYRKCIDDSDGTKCNKCKNQCKTFKIFIEHWKKQFEIQNDKYTELYKNINSSTTTQTKNMNTDKDIQDYLHKIKITCKDPNSAAPYLDKTTYCKSFKFIEDSNSGTNSSYAFTTVPPDYKEACKCKVPHPLDNCPKDDKSKDVIKQFENSTECTLNLFKNDLNEWNNYDVISKTTENDGVLVPPRRRHLCITYITYNIYKMNDENDFKKNLLHSSFSQGILLGKIYKNYTDEAYDAMRYSYADLGDIVKGTDMMSSSILNKLK